CCTAAAGGCTGGTCAGGGTTAAAAGATCCCTATGCCTGGCTGTCTTTGGAAACAGATGAAATATACGTTCGCGCCGGAGAGTCAACGCCTCTTGTAGCAAATATCAATGCCCCTGAAAAAGAAGCGGGGGAAATGGTCGCCATGCTTTTTCTTTGTTATAAAGATAAAATGGGTTCTCAATTAAATATAAAAAACGGTGTCCCGCTTTATATGATAGTGAAGGGGACGGAATATTATAGTTTAAATATAAAAGATATTCATATCTCTTTTTCCAGAAAAAATGATTTTCTTGACCTTAATTTTAACGTAGAAATGGAAAATACCGGTAATGTTCATATCGTGCCGGATATCAGTATTGCGATAAAAAACAATAACGGCAGACAGCTTAACGAATTGATATTAAAGAGGCCTCATATTGTCTTACGCGGCAAGACCCAACTATATACGCTTTCTTGGCGCGAGCCGGATTTAAGAGACGGCACCTACAAAGCTACCGTGATGTTTGAATTTGAAGACAAGATAAAACAGACGATAAAAGAGTTTGAATTTAATTTGTCCGGGGTTAACGTAAGCCTCGTGGAATAGACGAAAGCAGGCGGTTAATATGAAAAATACAGCAAGGCTCAATTTAGCGGCCGGGTTTAAGGTAAAAAGCGTAAGCATTTTACTTACAGCCGCCCTATGCCTTACCAATATCCAGCCTTCTTTTGCCGCTTTCAGTTCTATAGCGCAATCGGGTTTTAGCGCTTCCGTTACCATCGGAGAAGTGAAAAATTCTTATCCGGAGAAACCGGATTTTTATGCTTCGGCATATCCTTACATAAAATACTTTTTGGATAGAGCGCTTGATAACACTGTCCAGACGGATTATGCATTTAACGGGTTTACAAGGAGTTTTCAGCGTTATAATGGCGGCCAAACGGCCAACTGCGAGTCATTGATATTTTCCGGGGCGTCAAGTTATGACCAAGCCATATTGGGAAGGATAAGCCTGTTTAACGGCCTTACCACGATACTTGATACTTATGTGAGTTTTTATAATAATCTTTCTGACGAGTTAAACCCGGTTTTGAAATGCAGCAGCGGCTATACGGACGACGCCGGTAATGAGTTGTTATACGGGCCGTATCGTATAGTACGGATAGCAAATCGGGACACATCCCCGGATTGGTGGAACAGTTGGGACTGGTCTGTTGATACCGGAGCTGCCGCTGTCCTTATTATGTATGCTGCCGAGGCCTATGACAAGACTCTGACGCAAGACTACAAAAAATTTGCTGTTCTTTTGGGCGATTATATACTCAAACTCCAGGACGCTGACGGCGGCCTGCGTTATGGCCCAAGGGGCATGTATCATGATTCAGGCCCGGACTTTTATTGGAATTTAAAATCAACCGAACAGAATGAGCGCGCCCTTTATGCCCTTGAGGCTTTATATCATATAACCCAGAACAGTTCTTATCAACAAGCGGCGGACAAGATAAAGGCATGGCTTAAGAGTATGTATGATTTTAGTACTCACCTGTTCCACTCAGCGTCAAGCCGCGAAAATGGTGTGTGGATAAAATCAGATTTTGGTTATGTGGCCACTGATGTAATGGCGCTGGCGCCTTTGAGCATGATGTTTGACGATACATTTTTTGGCGCAACCCAGAACCAGAGGGATGCCGAAGTGGACGCGATGTTTACCGCTATAGAAACAAGGACGGCATTTCTTAATGCTGATAGTAAACCGGTCTTTTTCAAGTTCTCTGTTTCGCAGACAGGTAGTTATGGCTCGGTTGAGATATCTTCTCAAATGGCACTGGCGTATTTGAGGGCCGCGCAGATATATCACGAGAGAGGGTCAAGCCAAACAAAGGCGGCCCAATACCTTGATAAATACAACACCTTAGTAAACAGCATAGAAGGTTTTTTTACTGTTCCTGACGACGATGCCGCTTCAAAAATAGCGCCTTACGCTTCTTATCTGGATAAGACTGTTGCCGGGAATGTCCCCACAGGCACGGGTTTTGACACCTATAACTGCGAGGCCGCCCTTGCCTCCGGTTATTTTGTTTTCGCAAAGACAGGTTATATACCGTATCTTTATGATGGCGGTAATGGTATTCCTAATGTAGGGGGCGCTGTAATACCCGCAAGCGGCGATAGCGATTATGACGGTATTCCCGATAATTATGACGCTGATCCATCCAATCCTTATGACGCTTATGAAATGGATGATACCGGGTTTACGGGGCTTGAAAAATATATTCTAACCGCGCGCGGTATAGATATTTTTGACAGCACTATGTATGTAGCGTTTTCCGCCTCGCCTTTAACGGGCCAGATACCGCTTGACGTCACATTTACCGTTAACGCGATAGGCAGTGATATTGTTAAATATGAATGGGATTTTGACGGGAACGGAACATATGACAGATGGCAATACGCTTCCGAAGGCAATACCGTAAAATATAAATATACGGCTGGAGGCGCGCATAATGCAAAAGTCCGTGTGACCAATAAGAATGGGAAAATAGCTGTTTCCGGTCTGACCGTCAACGCGTTAAAAACACCATCTTCGCCTACGGCTCGGTTGTCCGGCGATCTATTGTCATATCCTGTGGCAAATGAATTCGTAATA
The genomic region above belongs to Candidatus Omnitrophota bacterium and contains:
- a CDS encoding PKD domain-containing protein encodes the protein MKNTARLNLAAGFKVKSVSILLTAALCLTNIQPSFAAFSSIAQSGFSASVTIGEVKNSYPEKPDFYASAYPYIKYFLDRALDNTVQTDYAFNGFTRSFQRYNGGQTANCESLIFSGASSYDQAILGRISLFNGLTTILDTYVSFYNNLSDELNPVLKCSSGYTDDAGNELLYGPYRIVRIANRDTSPDWWNSWDWSVDTGAAAVLIMYAAEAYDKTLTQDYKKFAVLLGDYILKLQDADGGLRYGPRGMYHDSGPDFYWNLKSTEQNERALYALEALYHITQNSSYQQAADKIKAWLKSMYDFSTHLFHSASSRENGVWIKSDFGYVATDVMALAPLSMMFDDTFFGATQNQRDAEVDAMFTAIETRTAFLNADSKPVFFKFSVSQTGSYGSVEISSQMALAYLRAAQIYHERGSSQTKAAQYLDKYNTLVNSIEGFFTVPDDDAASKIAPYASYLDKTVAGNVPTGTGFDTYNCEAALASGYFVFAKTGYIPYLYDGGNGIPNVGGAVIPASGDSDYDGIPDNYDADPSNPYDAYEMDDTGFTGLEKYILTARGIDIFDSTMYVAFSASPLTGQIPLDVTFTVNAIGSDIVKYEWDFDGNGTYDRWQYASEGNTVKYKYTAGGAHNAKVRVTNKNGKIAVSGLTVNALKTPSSPTARLSGDLLSYPVANEFVIASTRALKGTGAAYSGKEIVMYQWDVSGNGEYELSSAKSADATKRFDETISRMFTGSLKVTDSSGLSDTAYLSVMSNAAGWDNSNYRPVVYLDNSVVYGVSASSVTLGGYGMPAAGNSYGYAKKLEWDFESDGIYDWSSSVENSGWTGFASVNRKYGAPGIYRATLKAHTEANLSSYKTGIVIIEGGEPAVRAEALVSADGGPLTGEITSAVVPVKARFNHLSSTADAVQFEWDFDGDKRIDYTTTDPNETPVYNYAVPGYFVATLKVTDSSGNIDTDYIPVFCAYPVSYGSAIKAPKEGQVIAGNSVTLSADVFPDDAGINSVMFQYSPDGGVSWFDIGYGQPVMSYAVAWDTTARANGTYNVRAIVNGISSSDFKTMTLIIDNSSAAPDVYENNNGTYVKSQVVDPWQSSSMVLLDGTRIDIPYGSVPGSSVTTLTSKQVIIPGASNTIDVTMTGLSQFLKDITITIPYPDADNDGIIDGTNINENDLVLKWYNENTGEWEILYNSVVYPNENLISAQVNHLTIFGWGVLAGGAAAVSSGSGSSSGSSSVASYCFIATAAYGTPASQDVLTLRAFRDNYLLKSRLGAAFVDNYYKISPPLARFICDKPVLRKLVRLLLKPFVLIARAANAC